A window of Amphiprion ocellaris isolate individual 3 ecotype Okinawa chromosome 12, ASM2253959v1, whole genome shotgun sequence contains these coding sequences:
- the clic5b gene encoding chloride intracellular channel protein 5b isoform X2 — translation MSTNGQDRDPDIELFVKAGSDGESIGNCPFSQRLFMILWLKGVVFNVTTVDLKRKPADLHNLAPGTHPPFLTFNGEVKTDINKIEEFLEETLSPPKYPKLAAKQRESNTAGNDIFAKFSAYIKNTKPEANAVLEKGLTRALKKLDDYLNSPLTDEIDADSMEEEKGSSRGFLDGNELTLADCNLLPKLHIVKVVAKKYRNYDIPSDMTGVWRYLKNAYTRDEFTNTCAADSEIETAYKDVARRLAK, via the exons GCCGGCAGCGATGGAGAAAGCATCGGCAACTGTCCCTTCTCTCAGCGTCTCTTCATGATCCTCTGGCTCAAAGGAGTCGTGTTCAACGTCACGACCGTCGACCTCAAGAG AAAACCTGCAGATCTGCACAACCTGGCTCCAGGAACACACCCTCCCTTCCTGACCTTCAACGGAGAGGTCAAGACAGATATCAACAAGATTGAGGAGTTTCTGGAGGAAACGCTCAGCCCCCCAAA GTATCCCAAACTAGCCGCCAAGCAGAGGGAGTCCAATACAGCTGGAAACGACATCTTCGCCAAGTTCTCAGCCTACATCAAGAACACCAAACCAGAAGCCAACGCCG TTCTGGAGAAGGGTTTGACCAGAGCTCTGAAGAAGCTGGATGATTACCTGAACAGCCCCCTGACGGATGAGATCGATGCCGacagcatggaggaggagaagggctCCAGCCGAGGCTTCCTGGACGGCAACGAGCTCACGCTGGCAGACTGCAACCTGCTGCCCAAACTGCACATAGTCAAG GTCGTTGCTAAGAAGTACCGAAACTATGACATCCCCTCCGACATGACGGGGGTGTGGCGGTATCTGAAGAACGCCTACACCCGAGACGAGTTCACCAACACCTGCGCCGCCGACTCTGAGATCGAGACCGCCTACAAAGACGTGGCGAGGAGGCTGGCCAAGTAA